CTGGCACATCTGGCGCTCGCGCAACGTGCAGGCGCTCACCGTCTGATGGCACTCTGCCTTGCCACCGCCCTCGCCACGGCGACCGTCGCCGCCAGCAGCTTCACGCTGGCGTGGACGCATTCGATCGAGCGTGTGCGCTGGGAGGAGGCGTGGCGGGTGGAGGGCCGGGAGCTGGTGCTCGACACCGTGCGCGTGCGCGGCCACGGCGCCGGCATGGAGCCGGCCGCGGGCGCGGTGCTGCGTGACGGGGCGTGGACCTGGCATCCGCGCACCCGCCATGCGCTGCTGCGCCTGACGCGCTCGGAGCACACCGCCGACTACGAGTGGTGCGAGGCCGGCCGGCCATGCGTGCCGCTGTCCGCGCTGCTGCCTTCCGACGGCGGCGTCACCGAGCTGCGCGTGTGTCCCACGGCGGTGGCGCACTGAGCGCGACACGATGAACCGCGAATCGCGCCGTCCCGTGCTTCGCGCCCTGCGCGTGCTGGTGCCGCTCGCGCTCGCCGTCGCCCTGCTGTGGGCGGTGCACGCGTGGCGGCTCGCCGCCGGCGTCGACGACATCGCGCGTCACGCCGGCCAGCGCCTCGCCCTGCTGTCGGCCAGCCTCGATGCCGAGCTGCTGCGCTTCGAGAGCCTGCCTGCGGTGCTCGCCCGCCATCCGGTGCTGCCGGCGCTGCTCGCCGATCCCGACGATGCCGGCCTGCGCGCGCAGGCAAACGCCCTGCTCGAGGACGTCAATGCGCGCACCGGCGCGGCCATGCTGTACCTGATCGGCCCCGACGGCGACACGCTGGCGGCGAGCAACTGGCGGCGCGCGGATTCCTTCGTCGGCGAGAACTACGCCTTCCGCCCTTATTTCCGCGCCGCGCTCGCAGGCGGCGCGGGCAAGTTCTTCGCCGTCGGCGCCACCACCCGCGTGCCCGGCTTCTTCATCGCCCATCCGGTGCGCAATGCGGCAGCGGTGGCCGGGGTGCTCGCGGTCAAGGTCGAGCTCACCCAGCTCGAACGCACCTGGGCCGAGAGCGGCGAATCGGTGATGGTGGTGGATCGCCACGGCGTGGTGGCGCTGTCCTCGAATCCGGCGTGGAAGTTCGGGGCGCTGTCGGCGCTTTCCGCCGCCTCGCGTGCCGAACTGGTGCAGACGCGGCAGTACGACACCGAGGCCCTGGCCCCATTGCCGCTGGTCTGGCACGAGGCGGGGCGGGCGACGATCGGCGACCGCGAGTTCGTGGTCGGCAGCCGCGCCCTCGACTGGCTGGACTGGCGCATGCTGATGCTGCTCGACACCACGCCGGCCCATGCCGCCGCGGTGTGGTCCGCCACCGGCGCCGGCCTGCTGCTGTGCGTGGTCGCCGCGGTGGCGCTGTACTGGGCGCAGCGCGCGCGCCGGCTGCGCGAGCGCCTTGGCGCCCAAGCCGCGCTCGAGCGTACGGTGGCCGAGCGCACCGCCGATCTCGCGGCGAGCAACCGCCGCCTGCAGCAGGAGGTCGTCGAGCGCGTGGCCGCCGAGCACAAGCTGCGCGGCGCCCAGCGCGCGCTGATCGAGGCTAACCGCCTCGCCGCGCTCGGCCAGATGGCGGCCGGCGTGGCCCACGAGATCAACCAGCCGCTGGCGGCGATGCGCAGCTTCGCCGGCAACGCCCTGACCTTCCTCGAGCGCGGCCGGCTGGAGCCGCTCAAGGACAATCTCGGCCAGATCATCGGCCTGGTCGAGCGCATGGCGCGGCTCACCGCCCAGCTCAAGGTCTTCGCCTCGCGCCGCCGCGGTGCGGGCGGCCAGGCGCCGGCGGCGCAGTCGATGCAGGTGGTGGCGGGCTGGTTCCGCGAGCGCCTGGCGGCGGCCGGCGTCGAGCTGACGTTCGACGACGCCGGGCTCAGCCTGCCGCTGCCCCCCGAGGCCCTCGAGCAGGTGCTGTCCAACCTCGTCGGCAATGCGCTCGATGCGCTCGCCGGCCGCGGCGCGGGGCGCATCGAGCTGCGCACCTGCGCACGCGACGGCCTGCTCTGCCTCGAGGTCGCCGACGACGGCCCGGGCATCGCGCCCGAGCTGCGCGCGCGTATCCTGCAGCCCTTCTACTCGACCAAGCCGCTCGGCCACGGGCTGGGCCTGGGCCTGTCGATCGTCGCCGACCTCGTCGAATCCGCCGGCGGGCGGCTGGAGATCACCGAGCGCCCGGGCGGCGGCGCGCTGGTGCGCGCGTGCTGGCCGGCGGCATCCGAATCCGAAGAAGCGCAGGAAACATGAGCCACGACACCATCCACGTCCTCTATGTCGAGGACGACGACGCGGTCCGCGCCGCGGGCTGCCAGACCTTCGCGCTCGCCGACATCGGCGTGCGCGACTTCGATCGCGCCGAGCCGGTGCTCGCCGAACTCGGCACGGGGCGGCCGGTGGTGCTGGTCACCGACGTGCGCCTGCCCGGGCTCGACGGCATCGGCCTGCTGCGCCGCGCGCGCGAGATCGACCCCGACCTGCCGGTGATCCTGGTCACCGGCCACGGCGACGTGGCGATGGCGGTGGAGGCGATGCGCGCCGGCGCCTACGACTTCATCGAAAAGCCCTTCGCCCCCGAGCACCTGGTCGAGGTCGTCGGGCGCGCGATCGAGAAGCGCCGCCTGGTGCTGGAGAACCGCGCGCTGCGCGCGCGCCTGGCGCGGGCCGACGGCGGCGACGGCCTGATCGGCGACAGCGCGGCGATGGCCGGGGTGCGGCGGCTGATCGCCGAGCTCGCCGACACCGACGTCGACGTGCTGATCGAGGGCGAGACCGGTACCGGCAAGGAATGCGTGGCGCGCGCGCTGCACGCCGGCGGGCGGCGGCGCGGCGGCCATTTCGTCGCCATCAACTGCGCCGCGCTGCCCGAGAGCGTGTTCGAGAGCGAGATGTTCGGCGTCGAGCCCGGCGCCTACACCGGCGCCACCCGCAGCCGCGCGGGCAAGATCGAGCACGCCGACGGCGGCACCCTGTTCCTCGACGAGATCGAGGGCATGGCCCTGCCGCTGCAGGCCAAGCTGCTGCGCGTGCTGCAGGAGCGCGTGGTCGAGCGTCTGGGCTCCAACCGCCTGCTGCCGGTGGACTGCCGGGTGGTGGCCGCCACCAAGCTCGACCTCAAGGCCGAGGCGGAGGCCGGGCGCTTCCGTGCCGACCTCTACTGGCGGCTCAACGTGGTGACGATCCCGCTGCCGCCGCTGCGCGCGCGCCGCGAGGACATCCCGCTGCTGTTCAACGCCTTCTGCCTGCAGGCCGCGGAGCGCTTCCGCCGTCCGTTGCCCGAGCGTACCCCGGCGCTGTTCGAGTGGCTGATGGCGCAGGACTGGCCGGGCAACGTGCGCGAGCTGCAGCACGTCGCCGACCGCTTCGTGCTCGGGGTGTGGCGGCCGGGGGCGGAGATCGCCGCCGAGGCCGGCGCCGGCATGGCGCAGCGCGTCGCCGCCTTCGAGCAGGTGCTGATCGACAACGCCCTGCGCGAATGCGGCGGCGACGTCGGTGCGGCTGCCGAGCGCCTGCAAGTGCCGCGCAAGACCTTGTACGACAAGATCGCCCGTTTCGGCATCGCCATCGGCGCCTACCGCGCGTCCTAGGGTCGCGGCGGGAGGGTCGCGGTCTACACGAACCCGGCCGCGCCCAGCGCCGCGCCGACCGCGATCATCCACATCGGCGCCAGCTTCGTCTTCAGCGTTACCAGCGCGGTCAGCGCGATCAGCAGCAGCGCGCCGCCGCGCTGCGCCGGGTCGGCGAGGAAGGGCAGCGCGAGCAGCCAGCCGGTGGCGAAGGTCAGGCCGACGGTGACCGGCGCCAGGCCGGCGGTGAAGGCGCGTACCAGCGGCGTGTCGCGGCGCGTGGCGCCCCAGCGGCTGACGCCGAGCGAGAGCAGCGTCGACGGCAGCAGGATGCCGAGCAGGGCGGCGGCGGCGCCCGCCAGGCCCGCGACCTGGAAGCCGAGCACCGGCACGAACAGCACGTTGGGCCCGGGCGCGGCCTGGGCGAGGGCGATCGCGGTGGTGAAGTCGGCCTCGCCCAGCCAGCCGCGCTCGACCACCAGGTAGCGGTGCATCTCGGGCGCGGTGGACATCGCGCCACCGATCGACAGCAGCGACAGCATCAGGAAGCGCAGGAAGAGCTCGAGCAGGTCGGCCGCGGGCAGCGTGCTCAGCATGACTCGTCCTCCTTACGCGAGCGGGCCTTGCGCGCATCGAGCAGCGCGATGCGCCAGCGCGCCAGGCCCCAGCCGCCGAGGCCGAGGCCGATCACCACCCAGGCCAGCGGTACCCGGAACACCGCGATCGCGGCCAGCGTCAGCAGCCCGAGCGCGGTGCACAGCGCGGGGCCGAGCACGTTGCCGCGCAGGGTGGCGAGCATCTTCAGCGCCATCGCCAGGATCAGCCCGGCGGCGACCGCACCCATGCCGCGCAGCGCGCCGGCCACCGCCGGATACTGCGCCAGCTGCCGGTAGCTCGCGGCCAGCGCCAGCACCACCAGCATCGGCGCCAGCAGCATGCCGCCGATCGCGGCGAACGCGCCGCGCCAGCCGAAGTAGCGGTCGCCGATCATCAGCGACAGGTTGACCACGTTGGGTCCGGGCAGCAGCTGCGCCACCGCGTACAGCTCGACGAACTCCGCCCGGCTGAGCCAGTTGCGGCGGTCGACCAGCTCGCGCTGCGCCACCGCGAGCACGCCGCCGAAGCCCTGCAGCGCGAGCAGGCTGAAGGCGATGAAGACGGCCAACGGCGAGGCCGGGCGATCCGTGGCGGTGGCCGGAGGGGGCGTGTTCATGGCGTTTCCGCGTGCAGGGCCTGATCGAGCACGGATGCCGCGCTGCGCCAGCGCAACTCGCGCTCGGCGAGTTCGTAGTCGGCGAGCGTGAACAGCGCGCCGCCGATGTCGGCCGCCGCGTAGCCCATCAGGCTCAGGCGGGTGATGCGGCAGGGGAGCCGGGGCGCGGCGGCGAGGGCCTGGAAGCGGCGGGCGACCTCGGCGGTGGGCCAGACGTCGGCATACAGGCCGACGGTGACGTGCGGCACGTAGTCGCCCTGCGGGTGGGGGGCGTCGGCGTGCAGGCAGCGCCGGATGGTCGCGAGCGCGCCGCCGGCGTCGTGCACGCTGAGGAAGGGCGCGGACGAGAAGCTTTCCAGCCCGCCGATCTCGAGCGCGAAGGGGGCGGGTGCGGCGGCCTGCAGCGCGGCGAGCTGGGCGGCGATCAGGCGCTGGTCGAATTCGTCCGTGGCCGTGCTCGGCCCGGTCGCCGGGAAGCCGCACAGCGCCAGCGTGACGTGGGGCTGGCGCCGGTAGCCGTCGAGCAGCAGGCCGTCGAGCGCGCGCTGCGCCGCGGCCAGGCGCGCGCGCAGCGGCGGCGTGTCCACGTCGAGCGCCCACAGCAGGTAGTGCGGGCGGCCGCGATGCCATTCGTGGAAATCGCGGCGCTCGTTGCGCAGGGTGCGGACTTCGGCGAGAAAGCGTCGGCGCAGCAGGGCGGAGTCGGTCATGCGGCAGGGCGCCAGGCGGACGGAGGCAGTCGGGAGAAGGTGGAGGGGAGGCGGCGGAGCGTTGCCGGCAGCTAGAATGAAGGTGTGATTGTCACGTAAAAAGCCGCTGCCCGCATGTCCGCCCAGACCGCCTCCGCCCCTGTCCACAAACCCTCCTTGACCGAGCAGCTGCCGGTGTGCGGCCTGAGCTACACCGTGCGCCGCTGGGGGCCGGCCGATGCGCCGGCGCTGTTCCTGCTGCACGGCTGGATGGATTCCTCGCCCACCTTCCAGTTCGTCGTCGACGCGCTGCGCGGCG
This genomic stretch from Thauera sp. GDN1 harbors:
- a CDS encoding DUF1850 domain-containing protein, with translation MALCLATALATATVAASSFTLAWTHSIERVRWEEAWRVEGRELVLDTVRVRGHGAGMEPAAGAVLRDGAWTWHPRTRHALLRLTRSEHTADYEWCEAGRPCVPLSALLPSDGGVTELRVCPTAVAH
- a CDS encoding ATP-binding protein; the protein is MNRESRRPVLRALRVLVPLALAVALLWAVHAWRLAAGVDDIARHAGQRLALLSASLDAELLRFESLPAVLARHPVLPALLADPDDAGLRAQANALLEDVNARTGAAMLYLIGPDGDTLAASNWRRADSFVGENYAFRPYFRAALAGGAGKFFAVGATTRVPGFFIAHPVRNAAAVAGVLAVKVELTQLERTWAESGESVMVVDRHGVVALSSNPAWKFGALSALSAASRAELVQTRQYDTEALAPLPLVWHEAGRATIGDREFVVGSRALDWLDWRMLMLLDTTPAHAAAVWSATGAGLLLCVVAAVALYWAQRARRLRERLGAQAALERTVAERTADLAASNRRLQQEVVERVAAEHKLRGAQRALIEANRLAALGQMAAGVAHEINQPLAAMRSFAGNALTFLERGRLEPLKDNLGQIIGLVERMARLTAQLKVFASRRRGAGGQAPAAQSMQVVAGWFRERLAAAGVELTFDDAGLSLPLPPEALEQVLSNLVGNALDALAGRGAGRIELRTCARDGLLCLEVADDGPGIAPELRARILQPFYSTKPLGHGLGLGLSIVADLVESAGGRLEITERPGGGALVRACWPAASESEEAQET
- a CDS encoding sigma-54 dependent transcriptional regulator; the encoded protein is MSHDTIHVLYVEDDDAVRAAGCQTFALADIGVRDFDRAEPVLAELGTGRPVVLVTDVRLPGLDGIGLLRRAREIDPDLPVILVTGHGDVAMAVEAMRAGAYDFIEKPFAPEHLVEVVGRAIEKRRLVLENRALRARLARADGGDGLIGDSAAMAGVRRLIAELADTDVDVLIEGETGTGKECVARALHAGGRRRGGHFVAINCAALPESVFESEMFGVEPGAYTGATRSRAGKIEHADGGTLFLDEIEGMALPLQAKLLRVLQERVVERLGSNRLLPVDCRVVAATKLDLKAEAEAGRFRADLYWRLNVVTIPLPPLRARREDIPLLFNAFCLQAAERFRRPLPERTPALFEWLMAQDWPGNVRELQHVADRFVLGVWRPGAEIAAEAGAGMAQRVAAFEQVLIDNALRECGGDVGAAAERLQVPRKTLYDKIARFGIAIGAYRAS
- a CDS encoding chromate transporter, whose product is MSTLPAADLLELFLRFLMLSLLSIGGAMSTAPEMHRYLVVERGWLGEADFTTAIALAQAAPGPNVLFVPVLGFQVAGLAGAAAALLGILLPSTLLSLGVSRWGATRRDTPLVRAFTAGLAPVTVGLTFATGWLLALPFLADPAQRGGALLLIALTALVTLKTKLAPMWMIAVGAALGAAGFV
- a CDS encoding chromate transporter, producing MNTPPPATATDRPASPLAVFIAFSLLALQGFGGVLAVAQRELVDRRNWLSRAEFVELYAVAQLLPGPNVVNLSLMIGDRYFGWRGAFAAIGGMLLAPMLVVLALAASYRQLAQYPAVAGALRGMGAVAAGLILAMALKMLATLRGNVLGPALCTALGLLTLAAIAVFRVPLAWVVIGLGLGGWGLARWRIALLDARKARSRKEDESC
- a CDS encoding 2'-5' RNA ligase family protein; the protein is MTDSALLRRRFLAEVRTLRNERRDFHEWHRGRPHYLLWALDVDTPPLRARLAAAQRALDGLLLDGYRRQPHVTLALCGFPATGPSTATDEFDQRLIAAQLAALQAAAPAPFALEIGGLESFSSAPFLSVHDAGGALATIRRCLHADAPHPQGDYVPHVTVGLYADVWPTAEVARRFQALAAAPRLPCRITRLSLMGYAAADIGGALFTLADYELAERELRWRSAASVLDQALHAETP